The Candidatus Rokuibacteriota bacterium DNA segment AGGGATAGCTCTTGAAGGCCGACGCGTAGTCGTGCTGCTCGATCAGCGGCGCGGCCCCGGGCCACCACGCGGCATAGCGCGACCGGAAATCGGCGATCCAGCGCGTATCCGCCTTGGCGCGCGCGGTCATGCGGCCGCCATGTAGCGCGAGAGGCGCTCGCGCAGGAAGAGACGCGAGCGGTGCACGCGTGACTTCACCGCGGGCAGGCTCAGACGCAGCGTCTCGGCGATCTCCGGGTTCGACAGCCCTTCCACATCATGCATGAGGAAGGCCGTCCGGTAATCGGCGGGGAGGTCGTTGATCGCCGTCGTCAGCACCGTCCTGAGCTCAGTCTGGAGCGCCGGTTCCTCGACCTTGCCCGACCAGTCGGCGACCGGCTCGACATGTTGGCGGTGCTCGTCGAAGGCGGGCTGGAGATCGTCCCACAGCACCTCGTTGCGCCGGCCGCGCCGCCCGCGAAGCTTCTGGTACGCCGTGTTGGCCGTGATCCGGTACACCCAGCTGCCGAAGGCCGACTCGCCCTTGAAGGTGTCGATCTTGCGCGCTGCGGTCCAGAGCGCGTCCTGGGCGACCTCCTCGGCATCCTGCTCGTTGCCGGTGATGCGGATGGCCAGGCGATAGACGCGGTCGCCGTAGGTGTCGAGCAGCAGCTCGGCCGCCCCGGCATCGCCCCGGCGCAGCCCTTCCAGGAGGGCAGCGTCGCGATCGACGCGCGGGGCTCCGGCCGGCCGCGGCTCGGGTTCGGTCATCGTCTCCGCTTGTGGGACGCTCATCATGACTCTCCTGTGCCCCGCCGCGCGGGACACGCTGGTCGTCGTCAGC contains these protein-coding regions:
- a CDS encoding RNA polymerase sigma factor, which produces MSVPQAETMTEPEPRPAGAPRVDRDAALLEGLRRGDAGAAELLLDTYGDRVYRLAIRITGNEQDAEEVAQDALWTAARKIDTFKGESAFGSWVYRITANTAYQKLRGRRGRRNEVLWDDLQPAFDEHRQHVEPVADWSGKVEEPALQTELRTVLTTAINDLPADYRTAFLMHDVEGLSNPEIAETLRLSLPAVKSRVHRSRLFLRERLSRYMAAA